One genomic region from Armatimonadota bacterium encodes:
- a CDS encoding beta-galactosidase: protein MRPSNPPYLGAAYYPEDWPLEQIDADVALMKDAGMNVMRVGEFAWSRMEPEEGRYDFDWLHTVVEKLGAAGISVIMCTPTCTPPIWLVESRPEVLFRRADGKPTCHGARRHTCPNSPVYRDYCARITAKLAEEFGADERIIGWQIDNEVSPLTWERSCVCPVCVARFGRAMQARYGTIERLNAAWGTDLWSQTYRSFDQLPIPDPDTWHHPSLQTAWAAFNSDSYVEFVKAQADILHAHTKAPVGTDMMPTHGMDYGDMNRALDVVQFNHYNTMDNLWQAAFWFDLCRPIKDRPFWNTETQTCWSGSIATNGYREPGFCRANTWLAIAMGAEANLYWLWRQHWSGQELTHGAVVTSQGRPMHTTVEVREVSGGFEKAADFLNDTRPTKSGLAIHYSHKCSWISEWQPLINGFHYTGAILERVYRPLIQAQFRPDVILPPADLGGYRLVFSPFMLSLEEADLPDRLKAWIEAGGTWVVGPMSDVRNADAAKYTHAPFGVLEDWAGVRCVYEIPGEPRDFGIRWSDGRESQGSVQYDSFELKDGTEALAAYTEGPMEGLAAAARRQMGKGEIVVLGTMPRPEDLQALFRTLEQQAGIVREDHTDNLVVVPREGGQFEGMVVVEIENRPGGLVLREEMTDLLTGERHSGSVEVPPYGVMVLVETPPPPPLEAGDTCF, encoded by the coding sequence ATGAGACCAAGCAATCCGCCGTACCTGGGAGCGGCCTACTACCCCGAGGACTGGCCGCTCGAGCAGATAGACGCCGACGTCGCCCTCATGAAGGACGCCGGCATGAACGTCATGCGCGTCGGCGAGTTCGCCTGGAGCCGCATGGAGCCGGAGGAAGGCCGGTACGACTTCGACTGGCTGCACACCGTCGTCGAGAAGCTCGGCGCGGCGGGGATATCCGTAATCATGTGCACCCCGACCTGCACCCCCCCGATCTGGCTCGTCGAGAGCCGCCCCGAGGTGCTCTTCAGGCGCGCGGACGGCAAGCCGACCTGCCACGGCGCGCGGCGGCACACCTGCCCGAACAGCCCGGTCTACCGCGACTACTGCGCCCGCATCACCGCGAAGCTCGCGGAGGAGTTCGGCGCGGACGAGCGCATCATCGGCTGGCAGATAGACAACGAGGTCAGCCCGCTCACCTGGGAGCGTTCGTGCGTCTGCCCGGTCTGCGTCGCCAGGTTCGGGCGCGCGATGCAGGCGCGCTACGGCACCATCGAGAGGCTCAACGCCGCGTGGGGGACGGACCTCTGGAGCCAGACCTACCGCTCGTTCGACCAGCTACCGATCCCCGACCCGGATACCTGGCACCACCCGAGCCTCCAGACCGCGTGGGCGGCCTTCAACAGCGACTCCTACGTCGAGTTCGTGAAGGCCCAGGCCGACATCCTGCACGCGCACACGAAGGCTCCCGTCGGCACGGACATGATGCCGACTCACGGCATGGACTACGGCGACATGAACCGCGCGCTCGACGTAGTGCAGTTCAACCACTACAACACGATGGACAACCTGTGGCAGGCGGCGTTCTGGTTCGACCTCTGCCGCCCGATCAAGGACCGCCCGTTCTGGAACACCGAGACCCAGACCTGCTGGAGCGGCTCGATCGCGACCAACGGCTACCGGGAGCCGGGCTTCTGCCGCGCGAACACCTGGCTGGCGATCGCGATGGGCGCGGAGGCGAACCTCTACTGGCTCTGGAGGCAGCACTGGAGCGGCCAGGAGCTGACCCACGGCGCGGTCGTGACGAGCCAGGGGCGCCCGATGCACACGACCGTCGAGGTGCGCGAGGTCTCAGGGGGATTCGAGAAGGCGGCCGACTTCCTGAACGACACGCGCCCGACGAAGTCCGGCCTCGCGATCCACTACTCCCACAAGTGCTCGTGGATCTCCGAGTGGCAGCCGCTCATCAACGGCTTCCACTACACGGGCGCGATCCTGGAGCGCGTCTACCGCCCGCTCATACAGGCGCAGTTCCGCCCGGACGTGATCCTCCCGCCGGCGGACCTGGGCGGCTACCGGCTGGTCTTCAGCCCGTTCATGCTCTCGCTCGAAGAGGCGGACCTCCCCGACCGCCTGAAGGCGTGGATCGAGGCGGGCGGCACGTGGGTCGTCGGCCCGATGAGCGACGTCCGCAACGCCGACGCGGCTAAGTACACCCACGCGCCGTTCGGCGTGCTGGAGGACTGGGCGGGCGTCCGATGCGTCTACGAGATCCCCGGCGAGCCGCGCGACTTCGGCATCCGATGGTCGGACGGCCGGGAGTCTCAGGGGTCGGTCCAGTACGACAGCTTCGAGCTGAAGGACGGGACCGAGGCGCTCGCGGCGTACACCGAGGGGCCGATGGAGGGACTCGCCGCCGCCGCGCGGAGGCAGATGGGCAAGGGAGAGATCGTCGTGCTCGGCACGATGCCCCGGCCGGAGGATCTGCAGGCGCTCTTCAGGACGCTCGAACAGCAGGCGGGCATCGTGCGCGAGGATCACACGGACAACCTCGTGGTCGTCCCGCGCGAGGGGGGACAGTTCGAGGGGATGGTCGTCGTGGAGATAGAGAACCGGCCGGGCGGCCTGGTGCTCCGCGAGGAGATGACGGACCTGCTCACCGGCGAGCGGCACAGCGGCAGCGTCGAGGTCCCGCCCTACGGGGTGATGGTGCTGGTGGAGACCCCACCACCCCCACCACTAGAGGCCGGCGATACGTGCTTCTGA
- a CDS encoding nitroreductase family protein: protein MAILIDAEQCNGCMLCMEICVLGNFEAGEDGKVHSAEGVSCFACGHCVAVCPTGAMSHSELESSRIKALDQSARPSFEQFLSFLKMRRSRREFKPDPVPREEVEKLLLAAVEAPSSINNQSVEYTVVTDPAALEGISERAATAVGRMARTMKNPFVKGFMRLSAPKMYDSIMPFAPLMDLTLKLQAQGRDMMLYDAPCLILLHAPKWDICAPMDAVFNAENILLAAETLGLGACVIGFVFEPMNKDAEMKRLAGIPKDHKVFSAIALGYPRFKYRAAPPKKPPIVHFVGPV from the coding sequence ATGGCGATACTGATTGATGCTGAGCAGTGCAATGGGTGCATGCTCTGCATGGAGATCTGTGTGCTGGGGAACTTCGAGGCGGGCGAGGACGGCAAGGTGCATTCCGCCGAGGGGGTGAGCTGCTTCGCCTGCGGGCACTGCGTGGCGGTCTGCCCGACCGGCGCGATGAGCCACTCCGAGTTGGAGTCGTCCCGGATCAAGGCGCTGGATCAGTCCGCCAGGCCGAGCTTCGAGCAGTTCCTCAGTTTCCTGAAGATGCGCCGTTCGCGCCGGGAGTTCAAGCCCGATCCCGTGCCGAGGGAAGAAGTCGAGAAGCTGCTCCTCGCGGCGGTCGAAGCGCCGAGTTCGATCAACAACCAGAGCGTGGAGTACACGGTCGTCACTGATCCCGCGGCGCTCGAGGGGATATCCGAGCGGGCGGCGACGGCTGTCGGAAGAATGGCGCGCACGATGAAGAACCCGTTCGTCAAGGGCTTCATGCGGCTGTCGGCGCCGAAGATGTACGACAGCATCATGCCGTTCGCCCCGCTGATGGACCTCACGCTGAAGCTCCAGGCCCAGGGGCGCGATATGATGCTCTACGATGCGCCGTGCCTGATCCTGCTCCACGCGCCGAAGTGGGACATCTGCGCGCCGATGGACGCGGTATTCAACGCGGAGAACATCCTGCTCGCCGCCGAGACGCTTGGGCTCGGTGCATGCGTGATAGGGTTCGTCTTCGAGCCGATGAACAAGGACGCGGAGATGAAGCGGCTGGCCGGCATCCCGAAGGACCACAAGGTCTTTTCGGCGATCGCGCTCGGCTACCCGAGGTTCAAGTACCGGGCCGCCCCGCCCAAGAAACCGCCGATCGTGCACTTCGTCGGACCCGTCTGA
- the add gene encoding adenosine deaminase → MRDQMLSLPKIDLHRHLEGAVRPATIADICRDRGVPLPTYDPDELAKIVQLSRPVSDLGEFFTPFRTIKLCFTDKEAIARIAYEAVEDAHLDNIRYVELRFSPEFMAFCHKVPLADVMDGIVVGIESAARAFPGTTSEMIVSISRDLSEQTMDMPWPKPMEIARLALDYADRGVVGLDIAGREDGYPPELFVEPFRIARKAGLGITAHAGEDSGPESVRGAIESLGATRIGHGVRIVRDPEVVALVKDRGVYLELCPTSNVLTRAVESLESHPVRRLYDAGVPITINTDDPSVCGITLTGELELLVERFGFTFEEIEGLVEASRRAAFGRPGAFSSCGT, encoded by the coding sequence ATGCGCGACCAAATGCTCAGCCTGCCGAAGATAGATCTCCACCGCCACCTCGAAGGCGCGGTGAGGCCCGCCACCATCGCCGATATCTGCCGCGACCGGGGAGTTCCGCTCCCGACCTACGATCCGGACGAACTCGCCAAGATCGTCCAGCTATCACGGCCGGTCTCTGATCTGGGTGAGTTCTTCACACCGTTCCGCACGATCAAGCTGTGCTTCACCGACAAGGAGGCGATCGCCCGCATAGCATACGAGGCGGTCGAGGACGCTCACCTCGACAACATCCGCTACGTCGAGCTGCGGTTCAGCCCGGAGTTCATGGCGTTCTGCCACAAGGTCCCGCTCGCGGATGTGATGGACGGAATCGTCGTGGGCATCGAGTCCGCCGCGCGCGCCTTTCCCGGCACGACCTCAGAGATGATCGTCAGCATCAGCCGCGACCTCTCCGAGCAGACGATGGACATGCCCTGGCCGAAGCCGATGGAGATAGCCCGACTGGCGCTCGACTACGCGGACCGGGGTGTCGTCGGCCTCGACATCGCGGGCCGGGAGGACGGCTACCCGCCGGAACTGTTCGTCGAGCCGTTCCGTATCGCAAGAAAGGCGGGCCTCGGGATCACCGCGCACGCGGGCGAGGACTCCGGCCCGGAGAGCGTCCGGGGGGCCATCGAGTCGCTCGGGGCGACCAGGATCGGGCACGGGGTCAGGATCGTCCGTGACCCGGAGGTGGTGGCGCTGGTGAAGGACCGCGGAGTCTACCTGGAACTGTGCCCGACGAGCAACGTCCTTACGAGGGCGGTCGAGTCGCTGGAGAGCCACCCGGTCCGCCGCCTCTACGACGCCGGCGTCCCGATCACGATCAACACGGATGACCCGAGCGTCTGTGGCATAACTCTTACGGGGGAGCTCGAACTGCTCGTCGAGCGCTTCGGGTTCACGTTCGAGGAGATAGAGGGGCTGGTGGAGGCGTCGCGCCGCGCGGCGTTCGGGCGGCCGGGGGCCTTTTCGTCATGCGGGACTTGA
- a CDS encoding restriction endonuclease, with protein MMQLSMRDYLVGCYKNKAQLVRHMSERWGEDNLYCPACDSGSLISTANNTPAVDFHCPGCTSRFQLKSGATWSESRVPDAGYDAMMRALRSDAVPNLMVMQYAPDWSVRKLLLVPSFFFSPSCIEKRKPLSPSARRAGWVGCNILLSSIADIGKLEMVQDGLVSDPSRVRDRYRILSPLAGREVEARGWTLDVLNMIRHREWQSFSLEDAYTLEPALSGLYPANRNVRPKIRQQLQVLRDMGLIRFLGGGRYVFVDALP; from the coding sequence ATGATGCAACTGTCGATGCGCGACTACCTGGTCGGCTGCTACAAGAACAAGGCACAACTTGTACGGCACATGTCGGAGAGATGGGGGGAGGACAACCTGTACTGCCCGGCGTGCGATTCAGGGAGCTTGATCTCGACGGCGAACAACACACCCGCTGTCGATTTCCACTGTCCCGGATGCACCTCGCGTTTCCAGCTGAAGAGCGGGGCTACTTGGAGCGAGTCCCGTGTTCCGGATGCGGGATATGATGCCATGATGAGAGCCCTTCGCAGTGACGCAGTTCCCAACCTTATGGTCATGCAGTACGCTCCAGATTGGTCCGTCAGAAAGCTGCTCCTGGTGCCGTCCTTCTTCTTCAGTCCGTCGTGCATTGAGAAAAGGAAGCCGCTCTCCCCCAGTGCCAGACGAGCCGGTTGGGTCGGGTGCAACATCCTTCTTTCCTCTATCGCCGACATTGGCAAGCTAGAGATGGTACAGGATGGTTTGGTCAGCGATCCATCGCGCGTGCGCGACCGATACCGGATACTGAGTCCGCTTGCAGGGAGAGAGGTAGAGGCGCGAGGATGGACGCTCGATGTCCTCAACATGATCCGTCATAGGGAATGGCAGTCCTTCAGTCTGGAGGACGCATACACTCTCGAACCTGCACTTTCGGGGCTGTATCCGGCCAATCGGAACGTGCGCCCCAAGATACGTCAACAACTGCAAGTGCTCCGAGATATGGGCCTGATCCGGTTCTTAGGTGGCGGGCGCTATGTGTTCGTCGATGCACTCCCGTAA